One Nocardia huaxiensis genomic window, CCGCGCCCTCGACCGTGCCGGCGAAGCGGCGGATGGAGGCGAGGTCGGCGAGATCGAGGGCCCGGATGTGCACCTTGCCGTCGCTGGTCTTGGCCACCGCCTGCGCCTTGATCTCGTTGCGGCAGGCCATGATCACCTCGGCGCCGGCCTCGGCCAGGGCGCGCGCGGTGGCCGCGCCCAGGCCGCTGGTGGCTCCCGTGACGATATGTGTCCGTCCGGCTTGATCAGGGATATCCGCTGTTGTCCACCCGCCCATACCTGAACTCTAGGACGTGTGACCAACAACGGCACGGCGAACGGGACGCCGCGAAATCAGGCTCCCCGCAAGGCTTTCTTGTCGATTTTGCCGACGGCGGTGATGGGCAGGATGTCGGCCTGGCGCAGCACATCGGGCAGCTTGTAGGTGGCCAGGCCGCGATCGGTCAGGAACTTCTTGATCTCCGCCAGCGACGGCATGTCACCGTCCACCACCAGTACGGCGCACGCCTTTTCGCCGAGCGCGGCATCGGGCAGGCCGACCGCGGCGGCGTGCCGCACGGCCGGATGGGCGAGCAGGTGCTCCTCGAGCTCGTCGCAGGAGATGTTCTCGCCGCCGCGATTGATCACATCCTTGATGCGGCCGGACACCACCAGGTGGCCCGAGGGCAGGCGGCGCACCAGATCACCGCTGCGGTAGAAGCCGTCCGGGGTGAAGGCGCGCGAATTATGCTCGGGCGCACGGTAGTAGCCGCGCAGCGTGTACGGGCCGCGGGTGAGCAGTTCGCCCTCCTCGCCGTCGGGCACGTCATTGCCCTCGCCGTCCACGACGCGGACCTCGTCGGCGGGGGAGAGCGGGCGGCCCTGCGTGGTGGTGATCAGTTCCTCGGAGTCGTCCAGGCGCGTGTAGTTGAGCAGGCCCTCCGCCATGCCGAACACCTGTTGCAGGCGCGCGCCCAGCGCCGGGGTGACCTCGACCGCGTTCACCTCCGCCAGTCGCGCGCCGCCCACCTGGAGCAGGCGCAGCGAGGACAGGTCGGCGTCCTCCCATTCGGTTGCCGCGCACCAGAGTTGGGCCAGCGGCGGCACCACCGCGGTGACCGTCACGCCGTGCCGTTCGATGGCGGCGAAGGCGCTCTCCGGGCTCGGGTCGAGGGTGAGGGCGACCGCGCCGCCGGTGGCCACGGTGCCGAGGATGCCGGGGCAGGCGAGCGGGAAGTTGTGTGCGGCGGGCAGCGTCGCGAGATACACGTCCTCCGGGCCGAGGGCGCACACCGCGGCGCTGGCCTTGGCGTTGTAGGCGTAGTCGT contains:
- a CDS encoding (2,3-dihydroxybenzoyl)adenylate synthase, with the translated sequence MTSPSTAAGTSPSNATGDHRDGFVPFPAELAEQYRAAGYWAGQPLGELLRDAARQWPQRPALLSESGALTYAELDAAADRAAHGFLALGLAPGDRVVVQLPNVPEFPRVLFGLLRAGIIPVLTLPAHRRAEIEHLTRLSGAVAYIAADRLGDFDYRGLAAEVTAAVPSLEHVLILGDPGTFTDLNSVTAEGDSLPTVDASEIALMLVSGGTTGLPKLIARTHDDYAYNAKASAAVCALGPEDVYLATLPAAHNFPLACPGILGTVATGGAVALTLDPSPESAFAAIERHGVTVTAVVPPLAQLWCAATEWEDADLSSLRLLQVGGARLAEVNAVEVTPALGARLQQVFGMAEGLLNYTRLDDSEELITTTQGRPLSPADEVRVVDGEGNDVPDGEEGELLTRGPYTLRGYYRAPEHNSRAFTPDGFYRSGDLVRRLPSGHLVVSGRIKDVINRGGENISCDELEEHLLAHPAVRHAAAVGLPDAALGEKACAVLVVDGDMPSLAEIKKFLTDRGLATYKLPDVLRQADILPITAVGKIDKKALRGA